One Citrus sinensis cultivar Valencia sweet orange chromosome 5, DVS_A1.0, whole genome shotgun sequence genomic window, tttattgaataattttcgGTCCGACAGAggccaaaatatatataggtTGCAAACTTCAAAGGATTTGTTGACATTCCTTCATTAATCTTATAAAACTTCTCATTCTTGCTATTATAATAAAGGACAAAATACAATCTAAATATAtctttatgttttgtttttttttaaaacctaAGTCTTCTCTTACAAAACTCTTTACCCGCACCAAAACCCAGACAAAAGCATCATacacttttttcattttttttttggcttttggtcagagaaattgttattttaaattagggtatttttgaaattaagatgAATGTTAATaggggtttttttttagtattgttTAATGGAGCTTACTTAAAGATCAGATTTCCGTTTAATCACTtctgaactttttttttaatcagagATCCCTCACCGTTCGCCATAGAATAAATACAGAGAGAAAAATTCACTTCTTACCAGCAGAAAAAATGAGAAGGAATATGAGAacatcaaaataatcaattctTCATCTCCTAAATCCTTAAAATTTGCCTCCTAATTactcaattttcattttaccctTTGTACTGCATCCATCAGCACAGCGTGCAACTTCTTGCTCTCGGGCAAGATACATTCCCTATCAAAAAGAGCTGACACAACGGCAACACCTTTAAGATTTGATACACCAATTTTCATCACGTCAGATGCATTTGAAATGCCGATGCCACCAATTGCAACCACAGGTAACTTGGAAGCCAAACAAACAGTTTTCAATCCATCCAAACCGACAGTGAGATTATTTGCCTTTGTGTTAGTTGGATATACTCCACCACAACCAATGTAATTGGCACCATCAATCCAAGCTTGATGGGCTTCTTCAGGTGTTTTGCATGATACGCCAATGATCTTATCAGGACCAAGAAGAGCACGGGCAGTACGAGCAGGCATGTCAGACTGACCTAGATGCACACCATCAGCATCACAAGCAAGGGCAATATCGATGCGGTCATTAATCAGCAGAGGTACTCCATGGACACAACAAATTTGAAGACATGCTTTCGCTGCTTCGAGAAAGCCCCTTGTGTCAGCATCTTTCTCTCTGCAAAAGCaagtaaaaatgaaatcaacatCACACTGAGTACTTTTATTTGCACATAAATACACATCGCAGATGCTATTAAGAGCTAATGCAGCTAAAAAGGTGATGAACTTTCAGAGACAAGGCAACGTCTCAAGCATTGAGAAACGAGTGTGCACAAAAAGAGAATAGTTTTACTCCACTGATGATCCTACTTATTTctgtttgaaaagaaaaatagaactAAAGTGTCAGATATTTCAGCAATGTAAAACATGTTTTGTTTTAAgctaaaagagaaatatgaaGGTTGTTTCAAGATGGGAAGTATTATCTAATTTCTGATTAAAAATCACGATGTCATAAGGAGGGCATTATTATTCGAGGGTAAAATTAAGCATGTACTCTCTCTAGCCAAATAAATGCACATTATATTGTTAACAGTAAGGGGCACAGAAACAGCAAGTCATATGAATcgtgtgaaaattttaaatatacaaTGCTAGGTAAAAACGTAGGAATACAATCTAGCCAGCATATGATAAAACCTATGATCAATTAAAAGTCAATGGCCACAGAGTGTAGATCTTGCAGATCTCTTCGATTATTTGGGTGAAACATAAACTTAACAGGCATAATCTTGGAACTAAGAGAAGCCTGAATGAGAGAGCATTTCTATAGGAACAAACCTTAATTGAATAATGGTAGCACCTCCTTCTAAGGCAGCTTTAACTGCATCCGTTATAGAACGGCCCCACTTCTTGTTCGTCCCTGAATCTGTGACAGCATACAAAAATAGGTCACTTGGATTGAATGCCTCCGCTCTATGAGACTGGTGAGAAGTACTTTTAAGTCTCAGCAGGTGGTCAAAGGGCCCTTGAGGCCCACTTCCAATTACAATGTCTTTGCTGTAATCCAAGGCTGTTTCAACGAAACATTTAGCCACCTGTCAAAAGTCAAATATATGAGAATTGACATGCTGAGTTTCAtcatttcaaaaagaaattaaaaatgaaacagaAATACATGGAGAGAGATAGAGATGGAATTAGGAACATGATTGGTCACATAAATAGACTGTTACGTGAATCTTAGTGGTTCACGCAAAAAGACATCATGTGTTGGATCATCAAAGCACATGTGTTGGAGCAAACTACAATAAAGTGCTAAAATATCCAGGCATAAAATTATGACAGAAGAGTGCATCCAGTATGTAATTTGCCCAAGGGTAGG contains:
- the LOC102610242 gene encoding thiamine biosynthetic bifunctional enzyme TH1, chloroplastic isoform X2, which produces MQDDCGAASATTTEQYKMKIPHVLTVAGSDSGAGAGIQADLKACAARGVYCSTVITAVTAQNTAGVQGVNIVPEDFVAAQLKSVLSDMQVDVVKTGMLPSTDLVKVLLQSLSEFPVRALVVDPVMVSTSGDVLAGPSTITGLRENLLPMADIVTPNVKEASALLGGMQVVTVADMCSAAKLLHNLGPRTVLVKGGDLPDSSDAVDIFFDGEDFHELRSSRVNTRNTHGTGCTLASCIAAELAKGSPMLSAVKVAKCFVETALDYSKDIVIGSGPQGPFDHLLRLKSTSHQSHRAEAFNPSDLFLYAVTDSGTNKKWGRSITDAVKAALEGGATIIQLREKDADTRGFLEAAKACLQICCVHGVPLLINDRIDIALACDADGVHLGQSDMPARTARALLGPDKIIGVSCKTPEEAHQAWIDGANYIGCGGVYPTNTKANNLTVGLDGLKTVCLASKLPVVAIGGIGISNASDVMKIGVSNLKGVAVVSALFDRECILPESKKLHAVLMDAVQRVK